A single window of Flavobacteriales bacterium DNA harbors:
- a CDS encoding acylneuraminate cytidylyltransferase, translating to MPKVFGFVPVRCGSKSIPFKNGKNFCGKPLVYWVVKALHDAASVDRVVVATDCNELEALVNGFGLAKVEVYRRSEENARDHSSTESVMMEYLRQSQSEGQDVMILAQATSPLTGSEDIERALKLLRSGEKDSLLSVVRTKRFFWTEDGVAVNYNPAERPRRQDFSGQLMENGAFYINTVANILRDHNRLSGSIGVYEMLEYTAVEIDEESDWLVAEQLMRKHQTYQKPAHTIKLLMMDVDGVLTDAGMYYSEKGDELKKFNTHDGKGIELLRGKGVKTAIITSENTEIVARRARKLKIDHLHQGVQNKLEVAEEICRKESVGWHEVAYIGDDINDLDVLRKVGLPACPANALETVRQVPGILHLTRSGGSGAVRELVTYILETYQYG from the coding sequence ATGCCTAAGGTCTTCGGCTTTGTGCCCGTGAGGTGTGGCAGCAAGTCCATTCCCTTTAAGAACGGAAAGAACTTTTGCGGCAAGCCTCTTGTGTATTGGGTCGTGAAAGCATTGCACGATGCGGCGTCTGTAGACCGGGTTGTGGTTGCCACTGATTGCAACGAACTGGAAGCGCTGGTGAACGGCTTCGGGCTGGCAAAAGTGGAAGTGTACCGCAGGTCGGAAGAAAATGCGCGCGATCATTCATCAACCGAAAGCGTAATGATGGAATACCTTCGGCAAAGTCAGTCGGAGGGCCAGGATGTGATGATTCTTGCGCAAGCCACCAGTCCGCTTACCGGCTCTGAAGACATAGAGCGGGCCTTGAAGTTGCTCAGGTCAGGTGAAAAGGATTCGCTCCTGAGCGTGGTCAGAACCAAGCGTTTTTTCTGGACGGAAGATGGCGTTGCGGTGAATTATAATCCTGCGGAACGTCCCAGAAGACAGGATTTTTCCGGGCAGCTGATGGAGAACGGTGCCTTTTACATTAATACCGTGGCCAACATTTTGCGCGATCACAACCGTCTTTCAGGTAGCATCGGTGTATATGAAATGCTCGAGTATACAGCCGTTGAAATCGATGAAGAATCGGATTGGCTGGTGGCGGAGCAGTTGATGCGGAAACACCAGACATATCAGAAACCTGCACACACGATCAAATTGCTGATGATGGATGTGGACGGTGTACTGACCGATGCAGGCATGTACTACTCGGAGAAGGGTGATGAACTCAAGAAGTTCAATACCCATGACGGGAAGGGCATCGAACTTTTGCGCGGCAAAGGCGTAAAGACCGCCATCATTACTTCGGAAAATACAGAGATTGTAGCAAGAAGGGCGCGAAAACTCAAGATCGATCACCTTCACCAGGGAGTGCAAAACAAACTCGAAGTTGCCGAAGAAATATGCAGGAAAGAGTCGGTCGGATGGCATGAAGTGGCCTATATAGGAGACGACATCAACGACCTGGATGTTCTAAGGAAAGTCGGACTTCCTGCTTGTCCGGCCAATGCGCTGGAAACCGTCAGGCAGGTTCCGGGGATTCTGCACCTCACACGATCCGGTGGAAGCGGAGCTGTGAGAGAATTAGTGACGTATATTTTGGAAACATATCAATATGGATAG
- a CDS encoding sulfotransferase, giving the protein MNDPGKRILINGFAKGGTNVLWNILQSHPQVCSSTYELNEIFGNRSGKNKIVSKLVYSRRFSWPVVGTVMRSMVKHELQRCKILNATDEDNRFREEGVPYNRQEVENSVLCVKGVNEDIRMTGLLNRVYSEVYNIGLIRNGYAIAESWLRNGNRKAEEVGRYYRTYCERMLEDAQKYPNYRVVKFEDMLAEPFRVGEELFSFASLKPETVKKLRLKVKRTLAEDGSHKARFGELNRKYWFGQEEIASVLQPGINRIQAGRLTPEQRAAFEKEAMPMLTYFNYQ; this is encoded by the coding sequence ATGAATGACCCGGGAAAACGGATCCTGATCAACGGGTTTGCCAAAGGAGGAACCAATGTCTTGTGGAACATTCTTCAGTCTCACCCGCAAGTGTGTTCGTCTACCTATGAGCTGAATGAAATCTTCGGCAATCGGTCCGGCAAAAACAAAATCGTTAGCAAATTGGTCTACAGCCGAAGATTCAGTTGGCCTGTAGTGGGAACAGTGATGCGTTCCATGGTGAAACATGAATTGCAGCGCTGCAAAATATTAAATGCTACAGATGAAGACAACCGGTTCCGCGAGGAAGGAGTGCCCTACAACAGGCAAGAAGTTGAAAACAGCGTGTTGTGCGTGAAAGGAGTGAACGAAGACATTCGCATGACCGGCCTCCTGAACCGGGTTTATTCGGAAGTGTATAACATAGGGTTGATTAGAAACGGTTACGCCATTGCGGAAAGTTGGCTGCGAAACGGAAACAGGAAGGCGGAAGAGGTAGGACGGTATTACCGAACTTACTGTGAGCGCATGCTGGAGGATGCACAAAAATACCCCAATTACAGGGTGGTGAAATTTGAAGATATGCTGGCAGAACCGTTCCGGGTGGGCGAGGAGCTCTTTTCGTTTGCATCACTGAAACCGGAAACGGTTAAGAAATTGCGCCTTAAGGTGAAACGTACCTTGGCGGAAGACGGAAGCCACAAAGCCAGGTTCGGAGAGTTAAACCGGAAATACTGGTTCGGACAGGAAGAAATTGCATCGGTTCTGCAACCCGGAATCAATAGGATACAGGCCGGTCGACTTACTCCGGAACAACGAGCCGCTTTCGAAAAGGAAGCCATGCCCATGCTGACATATTTCAATTACCAATAG
- a CDS encoding CatB-related O-acetyltransferase, which translates to MRLFSFLSFLRRDLLPLVKQMYANKMVEADLRKRGLDVFVSPRYRVVDCEFEGFNKLFGSGKLAHCKVGAYTYFQDGTNIAYANIGRYCSFGPGSIVAHGEHPLHFVSTSPLFYNPYLPWRSQKFTDKVLHNEHKTVEIGSDVWVGFNCYIKDGVRIGTGSVIASGSVVVNDVEPYSIVGGLPAREIRKRFPEPVIARLLESRWWEMEPERLPEIKALFQTPVDDALMDALTEALDKIAAHSHQ; encoded by the coding sequence ATGAGATTGTTTAGCTTCTTGTCCTTTCTCAGACGTGATCTGTTGCCGCTGGTCAAACAGATGTACGCCAATAAAATGGTGGAAGCCGATTTGAGAAAGCGGGGATTGGACGTCTTCGTGTCACCTCGCTACCGCGTGGTGGATTGTGAGTTCGAAGGGTTCAACAAGTTGTTCGGTTCAGGGAAGCTCGCCCATTGCAAAGTGGGCGCATATACATACTTCCAGGATGGAACCAACATTGCATATGCCAACATCGGCCGCTATTGCAGCTTCGGACCCGGAAGCATAGTGGCGCATGGCGAGCATCCCCTGCATTTTGTCAGTACCAGTCCCTTGTTTTATAATCCCTATCTGCCCTGGCGATCACAGAAGTTCACAGACAAGGTGCTGCATAACGAGCATAAAACGGTTGAGATCGGATCCGATGTTTGGGTGGGATTCAATTGCTATATCAAAGATGGTGTCCGCATCGGTACGGGTAGTGTCATTGCATCGGGGTCTGTGGTGGTGAATGATGTGGAACCCTACAGCATAGTGGGTGGCCTGCCAGCCAGGGAAATCAGGAAGCGGTTCCCGGAACCTGTCATAGCGCGTCTGCTCGAATCACGTTGGTGGGAAATGGAGCCCGAGCGCCTCCCTGAAATCAAAGCGCTGTTTCAAACGCCGGTCGACGATGCCCTCATGGATGCATTGACGGAAGCCCTGGATAAAATTGCCGCCCATTCGCATCAATGA
- a CDS encoding glycosyltransferase family 4 protein, whose translation MLLYVSRTIGNTNGVAKSALDVYEVLKAIDPEVKVVSPVIVGASDDFLKNAHEVKPPVKNPFPSPGLGFPLAWYRYRQKKAYNKSTFGSMHPDLIVVNSLASHELREDMQINAPAVMIVRESPRHFTDGNQSLSWAEKALASYPFLIFVSGNCRDEWRQNKRIGEIPSWYIPNCCEEHKVAEVQKHSKRELRQKLGMTPEEFALVCVGSFSRRKGQDLLIRYLPQMVEIKPSLKLYFVGNDRNEFGDFIRTQLQEQNLEGSVVFTGQSDEALSYIAAADVMMVPSRAEALPRVVLEAMALKTPVIASDVDGIPELIRHEITGLLFPMDQTEALVTCFGRLVSDAKHSQEMAEQARQTYWREFSCEKLRSRYKQAILDILST comes from the coding sequence ATGTTGTTGTATGTAAGCAGAACCATCGGGAATACCAACGGCGTGGCCAAGTCTGCATTGGACGTGTATGAGGTGCTGAAGGCGATTGATCCGGAAGTGAAGGTGGTGAGCCCAGTGATCGTCGGTGCATCCGATGATTTCCTGAAAAATGCACATGAGGTTAAGCCCCCCGTGAAAAATCCATTTCCTTCACCTGGTTTGGGTTTTCCCCTGGCATGGTACAGGTACAGGCAGAAAAAAGCCTACAATAAAAGCACATTCGGCTCCATGCATCCGGACCTGATTGTGGTGAACAGCCTGGCCAGCCATGAACTCAGGGAAGACATGCAGATCAATGCTCCGGCAGTCATGATCGTGCGGGAGTCGCCGCGTCATTTTACCGATGGGAACCAGTCCCTCTCATGGGCTGAGAAGGCACTTGCGTCTTATCCGTTCCTCATCTTTGTATCCGGCAACTGCAGGGATGAGTGGCGTCAGAACAAACGCATCGGAGAGATCCCATCCTGGTACATTCCCAATTGTTGCGAAGAGCACAAGGTTGCTGAAGTTCAGAAACATTCTAAAAGAGAACTCAGGCAAAAATTGGGTATGACACCCGAAGAATTCGCACTCGTGTGTGTGGGCAGTTTCAGCCGGCGAAAAGGGCAGGACCTGTTGATTCGGTACCTGCCGCAAATGGTTGAAATAAAGCCCTCGCTCAAGCTTTACTTTGTAGGCAACGACCGGAATGAATTCGGTGATTTCATAAGAACACAATTGCAGGAACAAAACCTGGAGGGTTCGGTGGTGTTTACCGGGCAAAGCGATGAGGCGCTTTCCTACATCGCGGCCGCAGATGTCATGATGGTGCCTTCACGTGCAGAGGCATTGCCAAGGGTGGTGCTTGAAGCCATGGCCCTGAAAACACCCGTGATCGCTTCAGACGTGGATGGCATTCCGGAACTGATCCGACATGAAATCACCGGCCTGCTTTTTCCGATGGATCAGACCGAGGCTTTGGTAACCTGTTTCGGGAGGCTTGTTTCGGATGCCAAACATTCGCAGGAGATGGCGGAACAAGCCCGTCAAACGTATTGGCGGGAGTTTTCATGCGAAAAGCTGAGGTCGCGTTACAAACAAGCCATCCTTGATATTCTTTCTACTTAA
- a CDS encoding sulfotransferase domain-containing protein, with protein sequence MERSGSTLQYQLAKEIVETAGLGEGKGWVNDASMEELIRTKPDDRYYVIKSHAYLKSFDQLPRKLCVYSYRDARDVVVSLMRKNDKTFDEVCDWAMLQKLVNNFRKWTSLDQVHIAKYETFNKDLETATGQLAAFLGAKELNASQVASIAAAFSIDAQKKRMEAVKAGEGEVLEIQGQMVSGSSLLHSNHIQSGESGDYEQYLTRGEIAFIEHSIGAWMTKNGYPLTIGKLEASCRYGWRRLKTKLSV encoded by the coding sequence ATGGAAAGATCGGGTTCTACCCTGCAATATCAACTCGCAAAAGAGATTGTTGAAACGGCGGGTCTGGGCGAAGGCAAAGGCTGGGTGAACGATGCATCAATGGAAGAACTGATTCGCACCAAGCCGGATGACCGGTATTATGTGATCAAGTCTCACGCATATCTCAAGTCGTTTGATCAGTTGCCCCGGAAACTATGCGTGTACTCTTACCGGGATGCAAGGGATGTGGTCGTGTCCCTGATGCGCAAGAATGACAAAACCTTCGATGAAGTGTGTGATTGGGCCATGTTGCAAAAACTGGTGAATAACTTTCGGAAATGGACGTCCCTCGATCAGGTGCACATCGCCAAGTATGAGACTTTCAACAAAGACCTGGAAACGGCAACCGGTCAACTGGCTGCATTTCTGGGGGCAAAGGAATTGAATGCCTCTCAGGTCGCATCGATTGCGGCCGCATTCTCCATCGATGCGCAAAAGAAAAGGATGGAAGCCGTAAAAGCAGGGGAAGGGGAAGTGTTGGAAATCCAGGGGCAGATGGTGTCGGGAAGCTCCCTGTTGCACAGCAATCACATTCAAAGCGGAGAAAGCGGAGATTACGAACAATACCTTACCCGTGGGGAGATTGCATTCATAGAACACAGCATAGGAGCCTGGATGACGAAAAACGGATACCCGTTGACCATTGGTAAACTGGAGGCCTCATGCCGCTACGGATGGCGGCGGCTGAAAACAAAACTATCGGTTTGA
- a CDS encoding sulfotransferase codes for MPEEKKDSGLIVVGGLPRSGTSLFQQMLEAHPNIWGGPEFEHLEPIVKLYNSLLHGIREGRIDTICNQQQVVSAIHDLITGLLTHRLNDQQLHYVSEKTPSNLVVFQQLAGILPHARFIWVLRDPRAVISSLKEVRKRGSRKVGRDVTGSVAQNVMAMNRMVNKGFASMDACAGRFMFVKYEALIHAPEPVARKVCEFLNLEWSDQMLSPEKYRQSSKQHMVDQVWYTEEMYTRKIDASSENAWRKKLTPGEQYLVNKVFAKQKRLVELGYDFSNRVGLLGQLEGWLRYYVGLKILLSLKHRLYLLLRYKLKVIVPPQYD; via the coding sequence ATGCCTGAAGAGAAAAAAGATAGCGGTCTGATTGTTGTCGGTGGTCTTCCCCGTTCCGGCACATCCCTGTTTCAGCAAATGCTGGAGGCACATCCCAACATATGGGGTGGGCCCGAGTTTGAGCACCTGGAACCCATCGTAAAACTTTATAATAGCTTGTTGCACGGCATCCGGGAAGGACGGATTGATACCATTTGTAATCAGCAACAGGTTGTCTCTGCCATACATGATCTGATCACGGGTTTGCTGACTCACCGGCTGAATGATCAGCAATTGCATTATGTCAGCGAAAAAACACCTTCTAATCTGGTTGTGTTTCAGCAACTGGCCGGCATATTGCCCCATGCCAGGTTTATCTGGGTGCTGCGTGACCCGAGGGCAGTGATCTCATCCCTGAAAGAAGTTCGCAAACGGGGAAGCCGTAAGGTGGGAAGGGATGTTACCGGTTCCGTGGCCCAGAATGTGATGGCGATGAACCGGATGGTGAATAAAGGATTTGCTTCCATGGATGCCTGCGCCGGACGCTTCATGTTCGTGAAGTATGAAGCATTGATTCATGCACCCGAACCCGTGGCCAGAAAGGTGTGCGAATTCCTGAACCTGGAATGGAGCGATCAGATGCTGAGCCCCGAAAAATACCGTCAGAGCTCCAAACAACATATGGTCGATCAGGTATGGTACACCGAAGAAATGTATACCCGGAAAATCGATGCATCCAGTGAAAATGCATGGAGGAAAAAACTCACACCCGGTGAGCAGTACCTGGTGAACAAGGTGTTTGCAAAGCAAAAGAGACTGGTTGAGCTGGGTTACGATTTTTCAAATCGTGTTGGCCTCCTGGGGCAATTGGAAGGCTGGTTGAGGTACTATGTCGGACTCAAAATCTTATTATCTTTAAAGCATCGGTTGTATCTGCTTCTGCGATATAAACTCAAAGTGATCGTGCCGCCACAATATGATTGA
- a CDS encoding N-acetylneuraminate synthase family protein, which yields MFVKSYESPIVIAEIGCNHKGEFEIAKELIRIAKECNAHVAKFQKRNPKELLTEEQYNAPHPNQMHSYGDTYGEHREFLELSQEQHADLKKYCEQHDIEYSTSVWDVTSAREMIAIEPKFLKVPSACNNHTELLQVLRDEFKGEVHLSTGMTTSDEVEEVVRFFEEKGDAKDRLVIYNCTSGYPVPFKDVCLLEILKLREKYEGRVIGFGFSGHHLGIAIDNAAYTLGARWVERHFTKDRTWKGTDHAASLEPNGLKKLIRDLNATHESLRYKQEEILPIEQVQRDKLKFRKHA from the coding sequence ATGTTCGTTAAAAGCTATGAGTCGCCCATTGTAATCGCTGAAATTGGTTGCAACCATAAGGGTGAATTCGAAATTGCCAAGGAGCTGATCAGGATCGCCAAGGAATGTAATGCACATGTGGCCAAGTTCCAGAAAAGAAATCCGAAGGAGTTGTTGACGGAGGAACAATACAATGCACCGCATCCCAATCAGATGCATTCCTACGGCGATACATATGGCGAGCACAGGGAGTTCCTGGAACTTTCACAGGAACAGCATGCAGACCTGAAAAAATACTGTGAACAGCACGACATTGAATATTCAACTTCAGTATGGGATGTCACTTCCGCAAGGGAAATGATCGCCATTGAGCCGAAGTTCCTCAAAGTGCCCTCCGCCTGTAACAACCACACCGAACTCTTGCAGGTGCTGCGTGATGAGTTCAAAGGAGAGGTGCATTTGTCTACCGGCATGACCACGTCGGATGAAGTGGAAGAAGTGGTGCGCTTTTTCGAGGAGAAGGGAGATGCAAAGGACCGATTGGTTATCTACAATTGTACATCTGGGTATCCGGTTCCTTTCAAGGATGTTTGCCTCCTGGAAATTCTGAAACTGCGGGAGAAATATGAAGGACGCGTGATCGGCTTTGGTTTTTCCGGACATCACCTGGGTATTGCCATCGACAACGCCGCATATACGCTGGGTGCCCGATGGGTGGAAAGACATTTCACCAAAGACCGCACTTGGAAAGGAACGGATCATGCCGCTTCGCTTGAACCCAACGGCCTCAAAAAACTGATCCGTGACCTGAATGCCACCCACGAATCCCTGAGATACAAACAAGAAGAGATCCTGCCAATCGAGCAGGTGCAGCGTGACAAGTTAAAGTTCAGGAAGCATGCCTAA
- a CDS encoding WxcM-like domain-containing protein, with protein sequence MIEQATKPTLIDLGAIGSPSLGYITVAECTSNVPFEIKRVYWTYYTPHNVTRGQHAHKRLQQVIAAVNGRIVFELETSSGETFRFELDSPQKGLYIPPGCWRNIVFSHDAVLLCLASEPFDEADYIRDYEDFKSFDFSRI encoded by the coding sequence ATGATTGAACAGGCAACAAAACCTACGCTCATCGACCTGGGAGCAATCGGCTCCCCGTCTCTCGGCTACATCACGGTGGCCGAGTGTACGTCAAATGTTCCATTCGAAATCAAAAGGGTTTACTGGACTTATTACACGCCTCATAATGTGACCCGCGGCCAGCATGCACACAAACGTTTGCAGCAGGTAATCGCCGCTGTAAACGGACGCATCGTTTTCGAACTCGAAACCAGCTCGGGTGAAACCTTCCGCTTTGAACTGGATTCACCGCAAAAGGGTTTGTACATTCCCCCGGGGTGCTGGCGCAACATCGTATTTTCACATGATGCGGTTTTGCTTTGCCTCGCTTCCGAACCCTTTGACGAAGCCGACTATATCAGGGACTATGAAGATTTCAAATCGTTTGATTTCTCCCGCATATGA